The following coding sequences lie in one Chionomys nivalis chromosome 8, mChiNiv1.1, whole genome shotgun sequence genomic window:
- the Incenp gene encoding inner centromere protein isoform X2 → MGTRAPGPIHLLELCDQKLLDFVCNVDNKDLMWLKEIKEEAERMFIREFNNEPELMPKTPSQKNRRRKRRVSNFQDENRDPMRKRLSRRKSRNSQRLRSKDKVEKATTSVGENGSPVLRRITRAAAAAAAAASVASVASSPTAGSPPVIKKAVVEVSSREQLNAELHLIQLKSGYPPSSVQAPATPPASQDILTSEEESTPKKVEAGKLESVIVSSLKATPQSSKNRGIGAGRSASKLKIARASRGLQDSPGSPDSPRKERVLSPLLPNNILPTTAKNPLGNARSVRQSLISQDSQVPLSKKYCLVAEQENATRRSSRLAKMADKEPEASARIICHSYLERLLNVEVPQKVSLEQESTKEAESEEAAPPPEEEPEVSKNSDCTSKLVTTDQATDIEEQQEAKLDQTDGHRDPPPSARRKRSYKQAMSEPDEEHLEDEELQPPQNKTPSPPCPANKVVRPLRTFLHTVQKNQMLMTPTLASRSSVMKSFIKRNTPLRVDPKEKERQRLESLRRKEEAEQLRRQKVEEEKRRRLEELKLKREERLRKVLQARERVEQMKEEKKKQIEQKFAQIDEKTERAKEERLAEKAKKKAAAKKMEEVEARRKQEEEARRLRWLQQEEEERRHQEMLQRKREEEQEQRKAAEARRLAEQREQERQLAEQERRREQERKREQECLQAKREMQEREKALRLQKERLQRELEEKKKSPVCTSYQMTPQGPKSHPKINTDNYGMDLNSDDSTDDEAHPRKPIPSWAKGTQLSQAIIHQYYHPPNLPELFGIILPLDLEDIFKKSKPRYHKRTSSAAWNSPPLKATRVASSLAYSLKKP, encoded by the exons ATGGGGACTAGAGCCCCAGGGCCCATTCACCTGTTGGAACTATGTGACCAGAAACTCCTGGACTTTGTCTGCAACGTGGACAATAAGGACTTGATGTGGCTCAAGGAAATTAAGGAGGAGGCTGAGCGCATGTTCATCAG AGAATTCAACAATGAACCGGAGCTGATGCCCAAAACTCCCTCTCAGAAGAACCGTCGGAGAAAGAGAAGGGTGTCTAACTTTCAGGATGAAAACAGAGATCCTATGAGGAAAAG GTTATCCCGCAGGAAGTCTCGGAACAGCCAGCGCCTCCGCAGCAAGGACAAGGTGGAGAAGGCAACCACTAGTGTTGGGGAAAACGGCTCTCCTGTGTTGCGGCGAATAACTcgggctgcagcagcagcagcagcagcagcctctgTGGCATCAGTTGCTTCCTCTCCCACTGCTGGGTCTCCCCCAGTGATCAAGAAAGCTGTGGTGGAGGTAAGCTCCAGAGAGCAACTGAATGCAGAGCTGCACCTCATTCAGCTCAAAAGTGGCTATCCTCCATCTTCAGTTCAAGCTCCAGCCACACCGCCAGCTTCCCAAGACATCCTGACGTCAGAGGAGGAATCAACACCCAAGAAGGTAGAGGCTGGGAAGCTGGAATCCGTCATAGTGAGCTCCCTCAAGGCTACACCCCAGAGTTCCAAGAACAGAGGGATTGGAGCAGGACGTTCTGCTTCCAAACTCAAGATTGCTCGGGCCTCTCGGGGCCTTCAGGACTCTCCTGGCTCTCCAGACTCTCCACGGAAGGAGAGGGTGCTTTCTCCTCTCCTGCCAAACAACATCTTGCCCACCACAGCCAAGAACCCTCTTGGGAATGCTCGGTCAGTGAGGCAAAGCCTGATTTCCCAAGATTCCCAAGTACCACTATCCAAAAAGTACTGTTTGGTGGCAGAACAAGAAAATGCTACTCGTAGGTCAAGCCGGCTTGCCAAGATGGCTGACAAGGAGCCAGAGGCCTCTGCTCGCATCATCT GTCACAGTTACCTAGAGAGGCTCCTGAATGTTGAAGTGCCTCAGAAAGTTAG CCTGGAGCAGGAGTCCACCAAGGAGGCTGAGTCTGAGGAGGCAGCTCCTCCTCCTGAGGAGGAGCCAGAG GTCTCCAAAAACAGTGACTGTACCTCGAAACTTGTGACCACTGACCAGGCAACAGACATTGAAGAGCAGCAAG AAGCCAAGCTTGACCAAACAGAtggacacagagacccacctccGAGTGCCAG GAGGAAACGCAGCTATAAGCAGGCAATGAGTGAACCAGACGAGGAGCATCTGGAGGATGAGGAGCTGCAACCCCCGCAGAACAAGACCCCTTCCCCACCCTGTCCAGCCAACAAG GTGGTACGGCCACTCCGGACCTTCTTGCACACAGTGCAGAAGAACCAGATGCTCATGACCCCTACTTTGGCTTCCCGCAGCAGTGTCATGAAGTCCTTCATTAAACGCAACACTCCCCTCCGTGTGGACCCTAAG GAGAAGGAGCGCCAGCGTCTGGAGAGCCTGCGGCGGAAGGAGGAGGCTGAGCAGCTGCGCAGACAGAAAGTGGAGGAGGAAAAGCGACGGCGACTGGAGGAGCTGAAGCT GAAGCGTGAAGAGCGCCTCCGCAAGGTGCTGCAGGCCCGTGAGCGGGTGGAGCAgatgaaggaggaaaagaagaagcagatTGAACAGAAGTTTGCTCAGATTGATGAGAAGACAGAGAGG GCTAAGGAGGAGCGGCTGGCAGAGAAGGCCAAGAAGAAGGCAGCTGCCAAGAAGATGGAGGAAGTAGAGGCACGccggaagcaggaggaggaggcacgCAGGCTCAGGTGGCTCCAACAG gaggaagaggagcggCGGCATCAAGAGATGCTACAgcggaagagggaagaggagcaggagcagcgcAAGGCAGCTGAAGCCAGGCGGCTGGCGGAGCAGCGTGAGCAGGAGCGGCAACTGGCGGAGCAAGAGCGGCGGAGGGAGCAGGAACGCAAGAGGGAGCAGGAGTGTCTTCAGGCCAAGAG GGAgatgcaggagagagagaaagccctgcGGCTACAGAAGGAACGACTTCAGAGGGAactggaggagaagaagaag tcTCCTGTTTGTACCTCATATCAAATGACTCCACAGGGACCCAAATCCCACCCCAAGATCAACACAGATAACTATGGAATGGACCTAAATAGTGATGACTCCACGGATGATGAGGCTCATCCCCGGAAGCCCATCCCTTCCTGGGCCAAAG GCACCCAGCTCAGCCAGGCCATCATCCACCAGTACTACCATCCCCCGAACCTTCCAGAGCTCTTCGGAATCATTCTCCCACTGGACTTGGAGGACATCTTTAAGAAGAGCAAACCCCGCTACCACAAGCGCACTAGCTCTGCTGCTTGGAACTCGCCACCCCTGAAAGCCACCAGGGTCGCAAGTAGCCTGGCCTATAGCCTGAAGAAGCCATGA
- the Incenp gene encoding inner centromere protein isoform X1 gives MGTRAPGPIHLLELCDQKLLDFVCNVDNKDLMWLKEIKEEAERMFIREFNNEPELMPKTPSQKNRRRKRRVSNFQDENRDPMRKRLSRRKSRNSQRLRSKDKVEKATTSVGENGSPVLRRITRAAAAAAAAASVASVASSPTAGSPPVIKKAVVEVSSREQLNAELHLIQLKSGYPPSSVQAPATPPASQDILTSEEESTPKKVEAGKLESVIVSSLKATPQSSKNRGIGAGRSASKLKIARASRGLQDSPGSPDSPRKERVLSPLLPNNILPTTAKNPLGNARSVRQSLISQDSQVPLSKKYCLVAEQENATRRSSRLAKMADKEPEASARIICHSYLERLLNVEVPQKVSLEQESTKEAESEEAAPPPEEEPEVSKNSDCTSKLVTTDQATDIEEQQEAKLDQTDGHRDPPPSARRKRSYKQAMSEPDEEHLEDEELQPPQNKTPSPPCPANKVVRPLRTFLHTVQKNQMLMTPTLASRSSVMKSFIKRNTPLRVDPKEKERQRLESLRRKEEAEQLRRQKVEEEKRRRLEELKLKREERLRKVLQARERVEQMKEEKKKQIEQKFAQIDEKTERAKEERLAEKAKKKAAAKKMEEVEARRKQEEEARRLRWLQQEEEERRHQEMLQRKREEEQEQRKAAEARRLAEQREQERQLAEQERRREQERKREQECLQAKREMQEREKALRLQKERLQRELEEKKKEEQQRLAEQRLKEEQAKKAKEAAASKALNVTVDVQSPVCTSYQMTPQGPKSHPKINTDNYGMDLNSDDSTDDEAHPRKPIPSWAKGTQLSQAIIHQYYHPPNLPELFGIILPLDLEDIFKKSKPRYHKRTSSAAWNSPPLKATRVASSLAYSLKKP, from the exons ATGGGGACTAGAGCCCCAGGGCCCATTCACCTGTTGGAACTATGTGACCAGAAACTCCTGGACTTTGTCTGCAACGTGGACAATAAGGACTTGATGTGGCTCAAGGAAATTAAGGAGGAGGCTGAGCGCATGTTCATCAG AGAATTCAACAATGAACCGGAGCTGATGCCCAAAACTCCCTCTCAGAAGAACCGTCGGAGAAAGAGAAGGGTGTCTAACTTTCAGGATGAAAACAGAGATCCTATGAGGAAAAG GTTATCCCGCAGGAAGTCTCGGAACAGCCAGCGCCTCCGCAGCAAGGACAAGGTGGAGAAGGCAACCACTAGTGTTGGGGAAAACGGCTCTCCTGTGTTGCGGCGAATAACTcgggctgcagcagcagcagcagcagcagcctctgTGGCATCAGTTGCTTCCTCTCCCACTGCTGGGTCTCCCCCAGTGATCAAGAAAGCTGTGGTGGAGGTAAGCTCCAGAGAGCAACTGAATGCAGAGCTGCACCTCATTCAGCTCAAAAGTGGCTATCCTCCATCTTCAGTTCAAGCTCCAGCCACACCGCCAGCTTCCCAAGACATCCTGACGTCAGAGGAGGAATCAACACCCAAGAAGGTAGAGGCTGGGAAGCTGGAATCCGTCATAGTGAGCTCCCTCAAGGCTACACCCCAGAGTTCCAAGAACAGAGGGATTGGAGCAGGACGTTCTGCTTCCAAACTCAAGATTGCTCGGGCCTCTCGGGGCCTTCAGGACTCTCCTGGCTCTCCAGACTCTCCACGGAAGGAGAGGGTGCTTTCTCCTCTCCTGCCAAACAACATCTTGCCCACCACAGCCAAGAACCCTCTTGGGAATGCTCGGTCAGTGAGGCAAAGCCTGATTTCCCAAGATTCCCAAGTACCACTATCCAAAAAGTACTGTTTGGTGGCAGAACAAGAAAATGCTACTCGTAGGTCAAGCCGGCTTGCCAAGATGGCTGACAAGGAGCCAGAGGCCTCTGCTCGCATCATCT GTCACAGTTACCTAGAGAGGCTCCTGAATGTTGAAGTGCCTCAGAAAGTTAG CCTGGAGCAGGAGTCCACCAAGGAGGCTGAGTCTGAGGAGGCAGCTCCTCCTCCTGAGGAGGAGCCAGAG GTCTCCAAAAACAGTGACTGTACCTCGAAACTTGTGACCACTGACCAGGCAACAGACATTGAAGAGCAGCAAG AAGCCAAGCTTGACCAAACAGAtggacacagagacccacctccGAGTGCCAG GAGGAAACGCAGCTATAAGCAGGCAATGAGTGAACCAGACGAGGAGCATCTGGAGGATGAGGAGCTGCAACCCCCGCAGAACAAGACCCCTTCCCCACCCTGTCCAGCCAACAAG GTGGTACGGCCACTCCGGACCTTCTTGCACACAGTGCAGAAGAACCAGATGCTCATGACCCCTACTTTGGCTTCCCGCAGCAGTGTCATGAAGTCCTTCATTAAACGCAACACTCCCCTCCGTGTGGACCCTAAG GAGAAGGAGCGCCAGCGTCTGGAGAGCCTGCGGCGGAAGGAGGAGGCTGAGCAGCTGCGCAGACAGAAAGTGGAGGAGGAAAAGCGACGGCGACTGGAGGAGCTGAAGCT GAAGCGTGAAGAGCGCCTCCGCAAGGTGCTGCAGGCCCGTGAGCGGGTGGAGCAgatgaaggaggaaaagaagaagcagatTGAACAGAAGTTTGCTCAGATTGATGAGAAGACAGAGAGG GCTAAGGAGGAGCGGCTGGCAGAGAAGGCCAAGAAGAAGGCAGCTGCCAAGAAGATGGAGGAAGTAGAGGCACGccggaagcaggaggaggaggcacgCAGGCTCAGGTGGCTCCAACAG gaggaagaggagcggCGGCATCAAGAGATGCTACAgcggaagagggaagaggagcaggagcagcgcAAGGCAGCTGAAGCCAGGCGGCTGGCGGAGCAGCGTGAGCAGGAGCGGCAACTGGCGGAGCAAGAGCGGCGGAGGGAGCAGGAACGCAAGAGGGAGCAGGAGTGTCTTCAGGCCAAGAG GGAgatgcaggagagagagaaagccctgcGGCTACAGAAGGAACGACTTCAGAGGGAactggaggagaagaagaag GAAGAACAGCAGCGCCTGGCTGAGCAACGACtgaaggaagagcaggcaaagaaagCCAAGGAGGCGGCAGCCAGCAAGGCCCTGAACGTGACTGTGGATGTGCAG tcTCCTGTTTGTACCTCATATCAAATGACTCCACAGGGACCCAAATCCCACCCCAAGATCAACACAGATAACTATGGAATGGACCTAAATAGTGATGACTCCACGGATGATGAGGCTCATCCCCGGAAGCCCATCCCTTCCTGGGCCAAAG GCACCCAGCTCAGCCAGGCCATCATCCACCAGTACTACCATCCCCCGAACCTTCCAGAGCTCTTCGGAATCATTCTCCCACTGGACTTGGAGGACATCTTTAAGAAGAGCAAACCCCGCTACCACAAGCGCACTAGCTCTGCTGCTTGGAACTCGCCACCCCTGAAAGCCACCAGGGTCGCAAGTAGCCTGGCCTATAGCCTGAAGAAGCCATGA